From the genome of Nitrospirae bacterium YQR-1:
ACTCACACATCTTATCATCCCTGTGATGCGGTGCATGGTCTGTCGCTATAGCGTCAATTGTGTCGTCATTTAACCCTTCTCTTACGGCTTCAACGTCTTTTTGAGTCCTAAGCGGAGGGTTTACCTTGCCGTTAGTGTTATATCCGTTTACGGCATCCTCTGTTATACTAAAATAATGCGGGCAGGTTTCCGCTGTGACTTTGATACCGTCTTTTTTAGCTTCTCTTATCGCCCTGACACCCCCAGCTGTGGATACATGCGCCACATGCAGCCGTCCACCGGTAAGGGCTGCTAAATCAATATCCCGCTTAATCATGATGATTTCAGCCTCGGCGGGTATTCCTCTGAGTCCCAGTATTGTCGAAAGGTACCCCTCGTTCATCACCCCACCCTCGGACAGAAAAGCATCCTCGGCATGGGATATTACCGGTGAGCTGAAAACCTTTGAGTACTCAAGCGCCCGCCTCATTATCAGGGAATTAACAACAGGTTTGCCGTCATCTGAAAAACCAACACACCCCGCCGTTTTCATCATACCCATCTCGGCCAGTTCCTTTCCCTCCTGACCTTTGGTTATAGCTCCGATAGGAAAGACGTCACAATAGCCTTCCATCATTGCCTTTCTGACAATAAACTCTGTAACCGTTTCGTTGTCATTTACGGGCTTTGTGTTTGGCATAGAACATACTGATGTGAACCCTCCCTTAGCGGCAGCCAGTGTTCCCGTTCGTATTGTCTCCTTATACTCAAAACCTGGTTCTCTTAGATGGGTGTGCATATCAACAAAACCTGGGAAAACAAACAGCTCAGTTGCGTTTACCACGCTTATGGCGGGGTTACTAACATTGATTGAATCCGCTCCAACTGAAATTTTCCCGATTTTTCCACCTGTTATCAGTACGCAACCCACAGCATCTATCCCCTGCAATGGGTCAGTGATGTGTCCGTTTTTTATCAATATTTCTGTCATAGTTCTCTGCCTTTGTATAATTTGATTCTATTTAGTTCTCTTGTGTGGGTATGAGCATTTAAGCTGTACTAAGTAAGTAAAGAACCGCCATTCTTACGGCAAGGCCATTTATTACCTGTGCGTGTATAACGGACTGAGCGCTGTCGGCAACCTCCGAGTCTATCTCGACCCCTCTGTTCATAGGGCCGGGGTGCATGACAATACAGTCCGGTTTTGCATTTTTTAACCGTTTGGAGGTAAGCCCCCAGAAACGGAAGTACTCATCCTTGGAGCTTAGAAATCCGCCGCTTTGTCTTTCGTTTTGAATCCTTAACATCATAACGGCGTCAACATCACTTATACCATCCTCAAGGTTGTTGTATATTTGCACTCCCTCGTTTTCAATCCCCTTTGGAACTAAAGTGTTGGGAGCAACGATGCGTACCTCGGCGCCGAGTTTTCTCAAACAAAAAATATTGGACCTTGCCACCCTGCTGTGAAAAATATCTCCTACTACGGCTATCTTAAGGCCTTCAACAGTACCTTTTTTTTCTATAAGCGTAAAGGC
Proteins encoded in this window:
- a CDS encoding aspartate carbamoyltransferase catalytic subunit; the protein is MRKHLIDIKSTSVEDIKLVLETASSFKDVLSRDIKKVPALRGKTAVNLFFEPSTRTKTSFELAEKRLSTDVINFAVPTSSVVKGETLYDTIKTIESYGVDFIIIRHQSSGVPHFITSFSQASVINAGDGINEHPTQALLDAFTLIEKKGTVEGLKIAVVGDIFHSRVARSNIFCLRKLGAEVRIVAPNTLVPKGIENEGVQIYNNLEDGISDVDAVMMLRIQNERQSGGFLSSKDEYFRFWGLTSKRLKNAKPDCIVMHPGPMNRGVEIDSEVADSAQSVIHAQVINGLAVRMAVLYLLSTA
- a CDS encoding dihydroorotase; amino-acid sequence: MTEILIKNGHITDPLQGIDAVGCVLITGGKIGKISVGADSINVSNPAISVVNATELFVFPGFVDMHTHLREPGFEYKETIRTGTLAAAKGGFTSVCSMPNTKPVNDNETVTEFIVRKAMMEGYCDVFPIGAITKGQEGKELAEMGMMKTAGCVGFSDDGKPVVNSLIMRRALEYSKVFSSPVISHAEDAFLSEGGVMNEGYLSTILGLRGIPAEAEIIMIKRDIDLAALTGGRLHVAHVSTAGGVRAIREAKKDGIKVTAETCPHYFSITEDAVNGYNTNGKVNPPLRTQKDVEAVREGLNDDTIDAIATDHAPHHRDDKMCEFDRAAFGISGFETAFSLSIRLVHDGVLTLSRLIRKMTCEPAAILSIDKGTLREGGDGDIVVVDMEATFTVESERFLSKGKNTPFSGWQLKGQPVLTINRGRVTYDNFTGRL